In Clostridium omnivorum, the DNA window TCTATTAATGGTCAGAGAATCATAGATAGATCTGAAATAATATGTGATGGCCCTTTTTTAAAAGTTAATGGAGTAAAGATTCCAGGTCCATTTACTATTTATGCTATTGGAAAATCAGAGGTTTTAAAGAATTATATGTTGTTAGATGATAATTATATTGAGCAGATACTATTACCAAGAAACATTAACGTTGATATAATAGAACTCGATAAAGTAAAGATTCCAGCCTATGAAGGTATAATAGATGGCGAATACCTTTCAAGTAAAAAATAATTATAATTAAATTGCAAATAACCTTTTATATTAATCGGTGTTAAATTATGTCGTTTATTAATATAAAAGGTTAATTTAAATCAATTTAATTTTAAAATTGAAGGATTTTTGTATTTTATGAAGAATACATATAATGTAGATTGTGGAAATCAAAATTTGGATATAATATATAAGTAATGAATTTTGATGAGATAATTAATTTCAGAAGGATTATTTTTGTCACTTCTATAAAAAAGGAGACGGTATAATTGGCAATTGTAGACAATGTAGTTAGTGTACAAAAGAATATACCTTCAAATGTTACACTTATAGCGGTGTCTAAAACTAAGAGCATTGAAGAAATGAAGGAAGTCTACAGCACTGGTATAAGAGATTTTGGAGAAAATAAGGTACAAGAACTTACTTTTAAGATAGGTGAGTTTTATGATGATGTAAGATGGCATTTCATTGGACACTTACAACGAAATAAAGTAAAATATATTGTAGGAAAAGTTTCACTAATTCATACCCTTGATAGTTTAAGACTGCTTGAAGAAATTGAAAAGCAATATAAAGCTAGTGGGCTTACTGCAGAAGTTTTAATTGAGATAAATATTGGGAGAGAAGAAAGCAAATCTGGAATTTATATTGAACAAATCGATGAAATTATTGAAGCTTGTGAAAAGTGCAGTAATGTTAAAGTCAAAGGTCTTATGGCAATAATTCCTAAGGGTAATGAAGCAGAATGCAGAGAATATTTTAGCAGAATGAAGCAGCTTTGGGATAAACTTGGACAAAGGAACTATGAAAACATAGAAATGAAATATTTGTCTATGGGTATGACTGGGGATTATGAAATTGCCATATCTGAAGGTTCCAATATGGTCAGAGTTGGAGAAGGCATTTTTGGAAAAAGAATATATTTGAATAAACAAAAGGAGGAATAAATAAATGTGTGCTAAAATGATAAATAAGATGATGGGTTTTTTAGGACTTGAAGATGATGTAGAATATGAGGAAAATGATGAATTTGAAGAAGTAGAAGAAAAGGAAGAGTCTGCAGAAGTTGAATCAATGTTTACATCAAGAAAATCAAATCAAAATAAAGTAGTCAATATACATACAGCAACATCTGCAAAAGTAGTAATTGTAAAACCAAGAGATTATGAAGAAGCTACTAATATTTGTGATAATTTAAAAAATAGAAAAATAGTAGTTGTTAATATTAGCTTATTAGAAGCTAAAGTGGCACAAAGATTATTAGATTTTATTAGCGGAGCATCCTATGCATTAGGTGGAGAGCTTCAAGAGGTGGAAAAGGGAGTATATATTCTATCACCATCCAATGTTGAAGTTACAAATGATTTGAAAAGTGAACTTACAAGCAAAGGAATATTAAGCTGGACGAAATAAATAGGAGGACGCCATGATTAATACTATAGCTTATGCAGTTAACTTATTATTTAGATTTCTAGAAATGGCTATTTTTATTGACGTAATTCTATCTTGGGTTTATAGGGGCAGTGGCAATACCTTTACTAATTTAATTCATGTGTTTACAGACCCTTTTATGGCTCCAGCGAGAAAATTACAAGAAAAAATTGCACCAGGATTAATGTTGGACTTCTCACCGATTGTTGCGTTGTTTATACTGGACATTTTAAGATCTATAATCTTTGCAATACTAGGGATGTTTTAGATGGATAAAAAACAGTTCATTAATAGTATAAATGTAGAAGACAAGACAGTGTTATCATCTATATATGATAAAATGAACTTATGTGAGAAGGTCGGTAAAACAGTATACGGAAATGAGTTTTATCCTCCAATTATATGGAATCAAATTAGTGATTTAAGTAGAGAATTTGACTTTAATGTGTATAGCTTTGGTATATTTGAGGAAGCTGAAAGAAGAATTTTAGTTTTTTCAAATTCTGAAGTATATGATTACCCTGTGAAATTAATTAAAATAAATTATAATTCTAAATTTTCAAAGCTTGGACATAGGGATTTTTTAGGGGCACTGATGTCTTTGGGTATAAAGCGTGAAAAGTTTGGTGATATGATTGTCAAGGATGACAGCTGTTATATAGCTGCTTTTATCGATATTTGTGATATTGTAAAGAATAGTTTAGTTTCAATAGGAAAATGTTCTTGCAAAGTAGAAATATTAGATTTCAACATTAGTGACATTCCTAAAGTTGAGTTCCAAGAAGTTGCAATAAATACAAACTCGTTAAGACTAGATTGCATTTGTGCTGCCATATGTAATATTTCGAGAAGCAAAGCAGATGAAATTATTGCATCTGGAAAGGCATTAGTTAATTACAACGAGGTAAAAGAAAAGGATAAGCATATTGAGCCCCAGTCAATTATCACTTTTAGAGGTTATGGAAAATACAAGCTTGACAAGATAATTGGCGAAACTCAAAGAGGAAGAATAAAGGTTGTTATAAAAAAATATATTTGATGAGGTGAAAGTAATGAGAATAACATCAATGGATATTACTAATAAAGAGTTTAAAAAAGGAATGAGAGGCTACAATGCCGATGAAGTTGATGAATTTTTAGATAAAATAGCTGAAGATTATGAAGCTTTATATAAGGAGAATTCATCTCTAAAGGAAAAAATAACAACTGTTAATGAAAAAGTTGAACATTATGCTAAGATGGAAACAACAATACAAAATACTCTTTTGCTTGCTCAAAATGCTGCAGAACAATCAAGAGCAGCTGCACAAAAGGAAGCGGATATAATAATTAAAAATGCAAATGATTCTGCTCAAAGAATATTAGACAAAGCTCAAAATGACGTAATGAAAATTAATGAGGATTATGAAAAAGTAAAGCAGGAATTTATAAAGTTTAGATCTAAATTTAGAAATTTTATAACTACTCAAGTAGATATGTTTAATACTTTAGAAAGAGAATTTATAAAGAATTATAACGTAGGAAATACTATCGAAGATGATGTAAAAGAAAAAGATATAGAAATACCTGAAGATTTCTTAAGCAGAGATCATGAAGCAAATAAAGAAAACAAAGAATTTAGTTTAAATAGTTTTAAAGATGAAGACTTTAACAATGATAATTTAGATGAAATTAAAAACTTTTTTGTAAAAGGTGAATAATAATTATATCTCACTCCTTCGAGTGAGTTTTTTTATATGGATACATTATTGTACTTGGTAATTACTTATTAAGTTGACAACTTTCATATGTTTTTGTATTCTATTATTCGTAATAAAGTTTGAAAATGATTTAGTATTATATAATAGAATAATGAGTGAAAATAATTGAACAATTTAAAGATGTAGGAAAAAGTTATATGAGGAGGTCTAATATGATAATTGGAATAATTGGAGCCATGGATGAGGAGATAGAAATATTAGTTAAGGAGATGGAACTTGAAGGAAGGATAGTTAAGGCAAATATGACCTTTAACAAAGGCGTTTTATGGGAGCAAAATGTAATAATTGTAAGAAGCGGTATAGGTAAAGTAAATGCAGCGGTATGTACACAAATTTTAGCTGATGATTTTAAAGTGGATAGAGTAATTAATGTAGGGATAGCAGGGGGAATTGGGCAGGATATATTACCTGGTGATGTAGTTATTGCTGATAATTTGCTTCAGCATGATATGGATACTTCAGCTTTTGGAGATAGATTAGGTCAAATACCTAGATTAGATACCTATGATTTTAAATGTGAGCCTGCTTTAATAGAACTTGCTAATAAAGCAAATGATGAAACGCTGAAGCATAAAATATCTGTTGGCAGAATAGTTACAGGCGACCAATTTATAGCTGACATTGATAAAATTAAGTGGCTTCAAAAAGAATTTGATGCCATAGCATGTGAAATGGAAGGTGCCAGTATAGCACAAGTCTGCTATTTAAATAATATACCTTTTGTTGTTATAAGATCTATTTCAGACAATGCAAACAATGGAGCACATATGGACTACGAAAAATTTAAGTATATAGCTGTTGAAAATTCAACTAGAATTATTGAAACAATGTTAAAGAATATGTAGGTGATATATGAATGAAAACTTTACTGGTGGACAAAAAAAGCGGTGACAGTATAAAAGTAAAGATAAAAGACCTTATAATTGGGGGCA includes these proteins:
- a CDS encoding YggS family pyridoxal phosphate-dependent enzyme; its protein translation is MAIVDNVVSVQKNIPSNVTLIAVSKTKSIEEMKEVYSTGIRDFGENKVQELTFKIGEFYDDVRWHFIGHLQRNKVKYIVGKVSLIHTLDSLRLLEEIEKQYKASGLTAEVLIEINIGREESKSGIYIEQIDEIIEACEKCSNVKVKGLMAIIPKGNEAECREYFSRMKQLWDKLGQRNYENIEMKYLSMGMTGDYEIAISEGSNMVRVGEGIFGKRIYLNKQKEE
- a CDS encoding cell division protein SepF, with the protein product MCAKMINKMMGFLGLEDDVEYEENDEFEEVEEKEESAEVESMFTSRKSNQNKVVNIHTATSAKVVIVKPRDYEEATNICDNLKNRKIVVVNISLLEAKVAQRLLDFISGASYALGGELQEVEKGVYILSPSNVEVTNDLKSELTSKGILSWTK
- a CDS encoding YggT family protein; the encoded protein is MINTIAYAVNLLFRFLEMAIFIDVILSWVYRGSGNTFTNLIHVFTDPFMAPARKLQEKIAPGLMLDFSPIVALFILDILRSIIFAILGMF
- a CDS encoding RNA-binding protein, which translates into the protein MDKKQFINSINVEDKTVLSSIYDKMNLCEKVGKTVYGNEFYPPIIWNQISDLSREFDFNVYSFGIFEEAERRILVFSNSEVYDYPVKLIKINYNSKFSKLGHRDFLGALMSLGIKREKFGDMIVKDDSCYIAAFIDICDIVKNSLVSIGKCSCKVEILDFNISDIPKVEFQEVAINTNSLRLDCICAAICNISRSKADEIIASGKALVNYNEVKEKDKHIEPQSIITFRGYGKYKLDKIIGETQRGRIKVVIKKYI
- a CDS encoding DivIVA domain-containing protein, with the translated sequence MRITSMDITNKEFKKGMRGYNADEVDEFLDKIAEDYEALYKENSSLKEKITTVNEKVEHYAKMETTIQNTLLLAQNAAEQSRAAAQKEADIIIKNANDSAQRILDKAQNDVMKINEDYEKVKQEFIKFRSKFRNFITTQVDMFNTLEREFIKNYNVGNTIEDDVKEKDIEIPEDFLSRDHEANKENKEFSLNSFKDEDFNNDNLDEIKNFFVKGE
- a CDS encoding 5'-methylthioadenosine/adenosylhomocysteine nucleosidase; its protein translation is MIIGIIGAMDEEIEILVKEMELEGRIVKANMTFNKGVLWEQNVIIVRSGIGKVNAAVCTQILADDFKVDRVINVGIAGGIGQDILPGDVVIADNLLQHDMDTSAFGDRLGQIPRLDTYDFKCEPALIELANKANDETLKHKISVGRIVTGDQFIADIDKIKWLQKEFDAIACEMEGASIAQVCYLNNIPFVVIRSISDNANNGAHMDYEKFKYIAVENSTRIIETMLKNM